The sequence TCACCGCTCCGGGCTGAGGACAGCCACGTGCAGGGGGTGCCAGGAGGGGCAGCTCCGGGGTGGCGAAAAAGGGGGCTGCGCCGCGGGGACCGTCAGCCGGCTGCAGCCACACGGGAGTCCTGGCGCTCCGGGGACAGGCGGGCGGCCCCGGtgccgcccccccaccccgagtCCGCTCCGCCAGCCGGCGGCATCAGCTGGTGCAGATGCTGTTGATGGAGGCGACGGCGGGGTCGAcgagccccagctcctcctgctcgTTGACGCAGAGCTGGTACCCGCAGCCCTTGCGGCGGGGCAGCGGCCCCAGGCGCCCGGCGGGCTTGGCGCGGGGCGGCAGCAGGAAGCCGACGCTGCCGGCGATGAGCAGGTGCCAGATGCTGTGGATGTAGAAGTAGTTCTCCTCCGTCTCCACGAAGGCGTAGAGCAGCACGGCGGCCGCCGCGATCAGCGCCCCGGGGCACAGGTAGAAAGCCCAGCGCTTCCAGGTGGGCGGGTAGCAGTGGCGGCGGCGGATGGTGCGAGCCGTCTGCGTGGGGACAGCAAGGCAGtgaggagggggggggctggggacaaCCCCGAGGTGGcagccgtgcccccccccccccatcccctgaGGGACCCTCGGTGGGGACGGGGATGCGCCCCAAGGTCCTCACCCAAGCGATGGCCATGATGCCCAAGGCGAAGAGGCTGGGTCCCAGCAGGTTCCAGAGCCCGTGGCGGTCCATCTGCAGGGCCATGGAGAGCAGCATGGCCCCCAGCAGGTACAGCACCTGtggggaggccggggggggggcgcgtCAGGCTGGTCCCTCACCCACCGGGGGGACCCCTCCCCGCCCCCGCACTCGCCTGCTTGACCATGGGCTGGAGCCGTGCCATGGCGATGACGGTGACCCAGACGGACATGAGGGAGCCCAGGAAATCGCAGAACTGCAGCACGTCGTAGTCCATGATGCAGAACACCACGATGCCCGGCTGGTCGCAGGCGTGGTAAAACTGGGGCCGGCGGTGAGgcggggggggttgggggggggggatgaaaGGAGGTGAGAGCCAccccgcacggccccggcccctcgcccACCCCGCTCTTCGCCCCCCAACTCACGGTGGAGAAGAACATGGTGAAGATGTAGACGGCGGCTTCCAGGAGGTAGTGGCTGCGCACGGCGATGGCCACGGGAGGCACGAACATGACGTTgctgaggcagagcagcagcgtggagaggagctggaagccgTAGGAGAACGCCTCGGCGTTGTCCGTGCAGCCCCAGCCGTTCCAGCCTGCGGCCGGGAGAGCGGCCgtcaccctgcagcacccacgggggctgggggcagcggggaaaCCCCATCCAGCACCCACGGGGGAGCCGGGCAGGGGGACTACGGGGTTATCTCACCGGCTTTGCACTCGCAGGCGGCGTACAGGTAGTTGTTGGTGCGCAGCAGCTTGCACTGCCCGTAGATGCCGCAGTCGTTGATGCAGGGCGAGAGGTAGGCGCGCAGGTAGACCTCGGCCGTCACGTTGGTGCAGGGCTCGAACCTGCCCCGCGGGGGAACGGGGTCAGCAGGCACCCGCCGTGCCCCTGCGGCAGCTCCCCCCCTCCGCCACGTCCACGCCCCCACGCAGCCCAGGCGTGCGCCGCGCGCACGAGGACCGCGCGCGGCACCGTTTGCTCGCACAGACGCCAACCCCAGGTGCGCCCGCGGCACCGCCCGCACCCCCAAGCCCCACGGGGACGCCTGCgtggcggggccgggagcaGAGCCGCAGACCTGGAGGGGTCCCACGGGACGCCGAGCAGAGCCAGGGTGTGGTGCGGGCACCCCCAGGCGCGCACGAGCCCTTCCCAACGGCGCGCAGAGGGGACCCGCGCCCAGCTCCGTCCCCCTGCGCCCACCCAGCGCCCGCACGGAGGGCTCCTACCCGTGCTCCGCGGCGCAGAGGGAGCGCAGGCTGAGGTACCAGCTGCCCGTCTGCGGGTAGGGGATGCGCAGGCGGCTGAGGCTGGCCGTGGCGTTGACGGAGAGCAGGAAGCCTGCCAGGGACTCTGCCGGCAGGGACAGCACCGGTGAGGGGTGAGCGGGGCGCAGCGGGGTGCggacccccccccggcacgcagcaggagggaggggggctgcCCAGCCTACCCGTCTCGCAGGTGACCGAGGCGTTGTCACCGGAGGCCAGCGGCACCTCGTGGTTCAGGCAGCCGAACACCGTCGCGTTCTCACCGCGCAGGGAGCTCTGGTGGCAGAGGGGACACGGCCCTAAGCCGGCTGGGGACGTCCCCTGCCGCGACAGAGCCCTGCCCCGCcacccacagcacccagcccaCCACCACGCACCCTAACCCACCGCTCCCAAACCACGCCCGGGACCCGGGAGCACCCCAAACCCCGTCCctcgccccgctgccccccgtcccccccgtccccgccccAGCACCTCACCACGTTGAGCCGCAGCTCCAGGTTGAGCACCCCGCCGCTGTCCAGCACCGGCAGCAGGTTGATGACGAAGACGGCGGGGCGGTCGGGCGGCACCGACACGTTGGGCCCGAAGAAGATGTAGAAGTGGACGGAGAAGGTGTCCAGCTCGTTGCGCAGCGTGGGGCGGACGGGCCAGCAGCGCTCGCCGGCGGCGGTGGGGGGGGCGGCCAGCGGGTGCTTGGTGCCGTTGGGGCTGGCGGGAGGGGGGCTGTCCCCCAGCGCCAGCCCGCCCGCAGAGCCG comes from Cygnus atratus isolate AKBS03 ecotype Queensland, Australia chromosome Z, CAtr_DNAZoo_HiC_assembly, whole genome shotgun sequence and encodes:
- the TMEM8B gene encoding transmembrane protein 8B; this translates as PTPIPVPVPNAIPVPVPIPIPVPIAVPLPIPIPVPVRATHPRPAPHAARARARAAGISPPPPPPPHQSAPEARRAAIDARHSQWPLGEGRVRGVARRVTSFSRARVGGRRDPLVRPPLRPPPLLLLLLLFLLVLLLPPPADGLFVTDYFTRTPRKLSPFRSFASIELFHFHIPEDTVIAVWNLITFKEQGGTFGDHCPDRSITVYFRSGAPSVINPLRTHFPRDTAVPGSFALTLTWTLPNRTTGVFNVTSPLPGDWFLAAHLPKDEGKISVKGLYEECQYLFQPQLIVQRLVNIAVLYPGYASEQSMGPHNRSCLYKVFVPSYTSRVLVEVLRCRGAEGCPLWLRVRAKAPPLHNSTALDCREHAPCQLALDLPFWQHWYYVLVERHPGAPGAVSFQVIVQLTDCSRPSLSRPPFLPSSASMNMPHSFGSAGGLALGDSPPPASPNGTKHPLAAPPTAAGERCWPVRPTLRNELDTFSVHFYIFFGPNVSVPPDRPAVFVINLLPVLDSGGVLNLELRLNVSSLRGENATVFGCLNHEVPLASGDNASVTCETESLAGFLLSVNATASLSRLRIPYPQTGSWYLSLRSLCAAEHGFEPCTNVTAEVYLRAYLSPCINDCGIYGQCKLLRTNNYLYAACECKAGWNGWGCTDNAEAFSYGFQLLSTLLLCLSNVMFVPPVAIAVRSHYLLEAAVYIFTMFFSTFYHACDQPGIVVFCIMDYDVLQFCDFLGSLMSVWVTVIAMARLQPMVKQVLYLLGAMLLSMALQMDRHGLWNLLGPSLFALGIMAIAWTARTIRRRHCYPPTWKRWAFYLCPGALIAAAAVLLYAFVETEENYFYIHSIWHLLIAGSVGFLLPPRAKPAGRLGPLPRRKGCGYQLCVNEQEELGLVDPAVASINSICTS